Proteins encoded by one window of Puntigrus tetrazona isolate hp1 chromosome 25, ASM1883169v1, whole genome shotgun sequence:
- the ptprz1a gene encoding receptor-type tyrosine-protein phosphatase zeta isoform X1 gives MEALATRCALFLAQIALFSNTVDVSEAYGYRSQKKLSENIDWSYAGTLNQNNWAKKYPSCNNAKQSPINIEESLAQVKIQFQKLRLEGWAEKTSDSTTVKNDGKTVAIDVGGDFFVSGGGLRSKFKVGRITFHWGLCNASSDGSEHGLNDKKFPLEMQIYCYEADVFSGLDEALSAGGRITALAVLFEISTEDNENYMAIIDAVNSVSRYGKSGPISPFTLQDLLPNSIEKYFIYNGSLTTPPCSETVEWIIFKNTVTISDVQLEMFCEVMTMQQAGYVMLMDYLQSNYREQQEQFMGQVFSSYTGVEEVHTPICSSEPENVQANPHNHTSMLVIWERPRAVYDSSIERYSVTYRPTQGDDESALEYLTDGDQDVGAIIQDLLANTSYMVQVVAVCTNGLYGRVSDQLSVDMPLDDPETDNDSNSFEYDEEEDYHINPFLIRPGTNQLPYPFQTTTTGPRATTTQRSMHPIFKTTPRTHERRFPIEDSQKTHDHYFPAVYTDKPTLKYTDQPTIHATITTSFVVDVHTTRPGDSSIVAGVSSESDGQSNTFTHFPTSINPETSVTPETSRTLEASFTPETRRTLETSVTPETSRTLETSFTPETSRTLETSFTPETSGTLEKGFTPETSGTLETSLTPETSGTLEASVTPETSGTLEASVTPETSGTLEASVTPETSGTLEASVTSETIRTLETSVTLEANLTPKTSRTLEVSVTPETSRNAETSVTLKTSVISPSIDIVDVEKVTQPITESHSYVESSVTVAPLPEIPMESTSSTFPPEVPLWPTTASLPAAFSTVLSQTTQPVFNGESASYAPSVFDTLSYLHASPVSPYSLSSVLSEPIPDWDIPYTVSMLVYGGAQSITPSPSYPTLFLTGSVSYLDMEPVSSGDCNDDDGDDDILSGSISADPQCRSTLQTLPEVTASVVSMQPSSEHDLFESLSIVSTLSKLAHLQPSVPVSSGYSLMKTTLGSDSSLSGSVKDTRLLTEWVDSSLVTPTFSQDNGAEISLHAFSNFLLPSSTLGLPPRSGLLGDPSSPVEHHSFLSTSSAGTPLCSDAGLELHTEASLSSLPISIIPSSDFSISVSAGISSVAQIATGQSQGVLASVRSSTIASTSTPEFIFIPTPVVPPTVAPTSAPESISVIAPVVPPTVAVSSAPNSSSMPTHSADGQLENSASGWALDLDWGQSSASGDGSIVPYITTATPTEVPPNETDDGNEEHSSSFYFEGENGTDSESTELKVALRPSPSWTLRGSGEEESGSGENLTDNETSSDFSIPERTERDSEEEPVEDAGNSSHESRVGLASSIERQKKAVIPLAVVSILTFLGLVVLIGIFIYWRKCFQTAHFYIEDSTSPRVISSSPLLSPAGEHEPQPVKQFVKHVAELHNTNSFSREFEILKEYFEEVQTCTVDLGTTTDCSSHPDNKNKNRYVNILAYDHSRVRLAPLHDKDGRSGGDYINANYVDGFNKPKAYIASQGPLKSSTVDFWRMVWEQNVGVIVMITNLVEKGRRKCDQYWPLENQEEYGCFLVTVKSTKVLAYYTQRTFAIRNTSIKKGSQRGHSNERTVIHYHYTQWPDMGVPEYVLPVLSFVYKSSRAQTEHMGPMIVHCSAGVGRTGTYIVLDGMLKQIKAQGTVNIMGFLKHIRTQRNYLVQTEEQYIFTHDALVEAILSQETEVPSSHIHQYVNNLLTPGASCKTRLEKQFKLVCQSNAKQSDFSSALSDCNRMKNRSCSLIPVEKSRVCLSTSARETSDYINASYVTGYRQSKEFIITQNPLPSTVKDLWRMVWDHNAQVIVSLLDASSTTEDSEPIIFWPARDQPVSYETFSVSLKGEGHVCLSNEDMLIVQEYILEATQDDFVLEVKHYRAPRWPNPDSPISNVFELINIIQKESGSKDGPMVVHDEDGGVTAGTFCVLFTLLQQLEAESALNVYMMAKMTNLMRPGVFTDIDQYQFLYKAILSLVSTQDDERALQSSDNNGTVPGGISSAAESLESLV, from the exons GAACTCTAAACCAAAATAACTGGGCAAAGAAATACCCGTCATGCAACAACGCCAAACAATCACCAATAAACATCGAGGAGAGCCTGGCGCAGGTCAAAATTCAGTTCCAGAAGCTGAGATTAGAGGGATGGGCGGAAAAGACATCAGACTCCACTACAGTAAAGAATGATGGGAAAACAG TGGCTATTGATGTGGGAGGAGATTTTTTTGTGAGTGGAGGGGGTCTCAGATCCAAGTTTAAAGTGGGACGTATCACTTTCCACTGGGGCCTGTGCAACGCCTCTTCTGACGGGTCGGAGCATGGCCTCAATGATAAAAAATTCCCCCTAGAG ATGCAGATATACTGTTACGAGGCAGATGTTTTCAGTGGCCTCGATGAGGCCCTCAGCGCAGGAGGAAGGATCACAGCGTTGGCCGTGCTGTTTGAG ATAAGCACTGAGGATAATGAAAACTACATGGCCATTATTGATGCAGTCAACAGTGTCAGCCGTTATG GAAAGAGCGGCCCCATCTCTCCGTTCACCTTGCAGGATCTCCTGCCCAACTCCATAGAGAAGTACTTCATCTATAACGGCTCTCTGACCACCCCACCCTGCTCTGAGACCGTGGAGTGGATTATCTTCAAAAACACAGTGACCATCTCAGACGTTCAG CTGGAGATGTTCTGTGAGGTGATGACCATGCAGCAGGCTGGATATGTCATGCTTATGGACTACCTGCAGAGTAACTACAGAGAGCAGCAGGAGCAATTTATGGGACAAGTCTTCTCATCCTACACCGGCGTCGAGGAGGTCCACACTCCTA TTTGTAGTTCCGAGCCAGAGAATGTGCAAGCCAACCCTCATAATCACACCAGTATGCTTGTGATCTGGGAGAGGCCGCGGGCTGTTTATGATTCGAGCATAGAGAGATACTCCGTCACCTACCGACCAACCCAGGGTGATGATGAATCGGCCTTGGAGTACTTGACTGACGGAGACCAGGATGTG GGGGCAATTATTCAAGACCTATTGGCCAACACTAGTTACATGGTGCAGGTAGTTGCTGTGTGCACCAACGGTCTGTATGGCAGAGTGAGTGACCAGCTGAGCGTGGACATGCCCCTGGATGATCCTG AAACAGACAATGACTCCAACTCATTTGAGTATGATGAAGAG GAAGACTATCACATCAATCCATTTTTGATCAGACCTGGCACAAATCAGCTTCCATATCCTTTCCAAACCACTACCACTGGTCCGAGAGCTACTACAACACAGCGCTCGATGCATCCAATCTTTAAGACGACACCAAGGACTCATGAAAGAAGATTCCCGATAGAAGACTCCCAGAAGACTCATGATCATTATTTTCCAGCAGTATACACAGATAAACCTACTTTGAAATACACAGACCAACCTACTATCCATGCAACAATAACTACCAGTTTTGTTGTTGATGTACATACCACTAGACCAGGTGATTCTAGCATTGTAGCAGGTGTATCTTCAGAGTCTGATGGCCAAAGTAATACCTTCACACATTTTCCAACAAGCATCAACCCTGAAACAAGTGTTACCCCAGAAACAAGCAGAACACTTGAAGCAAGTTTTACCCCAGAAACACGTAGAACACTTGAAACAAGTGTTACCCCAGAAACAAGTAGAACACTTGAAACAAGTTTTACCCCAGAAACAAGTAGAACACTTGAAACAAGTTTTACCCCAGAAACAAGCGGAACACTTGAAAAAGGTTTTACCCCAGAAACAAGCGGAACACTTGAAACAAGTCTTACCCCAGAAACAAGCGGAACACTTGAAGCAAGTGTTACCCCAGAAACAAGCGGAACACTTGAAGCAAGTGTTACCCCAGAAACAAGCGGAACACTTGAAGCAAGTGTTACCCCAGAAACAAGCGGAACACTTGAAGCAAGTGTTACCTCTGAAACCATCAGAACCCTTGAAACAAGTGTAACCCTTGAAGCAAACCTTACCCCTAAAACAAGCAGAACTCTTGAAGTAAGTGTTACCCCTGAAACAAGTAGAAACGCTGAAACAAGCGTAACCCTTAAAACATCTGTAATTTCACCTTCGATAGACATTGTGGACGTTGAGAAAGTGACTCAACCTATAACCGAGTCACACAGCTATGTGGAGAGTTCAGTGACTGTAGCCCCATTACCTGAAATCCCAATGGAATCAACTTCCTCTACCTTCCCCCCAGAGGTCCCTCTGTGGCCTACAACTGCTAGCTTGCCTGCTGCTTTCAGCACTGTTCTGTCGCAGACCACCCAGCCGGTGTTTAATGGTGAGAGTGCCTCGTATGCCCCCTCTGTATTTGACACTTTGTCCTACTTGCATGCAAGTCCTGTGTCCCCCTATTCCTTAAGCAGTGTTTTGTCTGAGCCCATCCCTGACTGGGACATCCCGTACACTGTTTCCATGCTGGTGTACGGTGGTGCACAGTCGATTACCCCTTCCCCTTCCTACCCTACCCTATTCCTCACTGGCTCTGTGTCTTATTTAGACATGGAGCCTGTCTCTAGTGGTGATtgtaatgatgatgatggtgatgatgatatTTTGTCTGGGTCCATTTCCGCTGACCCTCAGTGTAGAAGTACCCTTCAAACGTTACCAGAGGTGACTGCTTCTGTGGTCTCCATGCAGCCAAGCTCTGAACATGACCTCTTTGAGTCCCTCAGTATTGTTTCCACTCTGAGCAAACTTGCACATCTCCAGCCTTCAGTTCCTGTTTCTAGCGGCTACTCTCTGATGAAGACAACCCTTGGCTCTGACTCTTCTCTCTCAGGTAGCGTTAAGGACACTAGACTGCTGACGGAATGGGTAGATTCATCTCTAGTAACTCCTACATTTAGTCAAGACAATGGTGCTGAAATCTCTCTGCATGCCTTTTCTAACTTCCTGCTGCCCTCCTCTACTTTGGGACTGCCCCCTCGTAGTGGTCTCTTGGGTGACCCATCTAGTCCTGTAGAACACCATTCATTTCTATCCACCTCCAGTGCTGGTACTCCTCTGTGCAGCGACGCAGGCTTGGAACTCCACACCGAGGCTTCTTTGTCTTCTCTTCCTATTTCCATCATTCCTTCTAGTGACTTCAGCATTTCTGTTTCAGCCGGCATCAGCAGTGTTGCACAAATAGCAACAGGACAGTCCCAGGGAGTACTTGCTTCTGTAAGGTCATCAACTATTGCGTCCACCTCTACTCCAGAATTCATATTTATACCTACTCCTGTGGTGCCTCCAACTGTTGCACCTACCTCTGCCCCAGAATCCATCTCAGTGATTGCTCCTGTGGTGCCCCCAACCGTTGCAGTTTCCTCTGCTCCAAATTCTAGTTCCATGCCTACACACTCTGCAGATGGACAACTAGAGAACAGTGCCTCAGGCTGGGCTCTTGACTTAGATTGGGGACAAAGTTCTGCATCAGGAGATGGGAGCATCGTCCCATACATCACTACTGCCACTCCTACAGAGGTGCCTCCTAATGAGACAGACGATGGGAACGAGGAACACTCTTCCTCCTTCTACTTTGAGGGTGAGAATGGGACAGATAGTGAATCTACAGAGTTGAAAGTCGCTCTGCGCCCCAGCCCGTCTTGGACTCTAAGAGGAAGTGGGGAAGAGGAGAGTGGATCAGGTGAAAACCTCACAGATAACGAGACATCTTCAGACTTCAGTATTCCTGAGCGCACTGAGAGGGATTCAGAGGAGGAACCAGTGGAAG ATGCCGGTAACAGCAGTCATGAGTCGCGGGTGGGCCTAGCTAGCAGCATAGAGCGCCAGAAGAAGGCTGTGATTCCTCTGGCTGTGGTCTCCATCCTCACTTTCCTGGGTCTCGTTGTTTTGATTGGCATTTTTATCTACTGGAG GAAATGTTTTCAGACTGCTCATTTCTACATTGAAGACAGCACATCACCCAGGGTTATATCCTCCTCGCCGTTGCTGAGCCCTGCAG GTGAACATGAACCCCAGCCAGTAAAGCAATTTGTAAAGCACGTGGCTGAGCTTCACAACACCAACTCATTTTCTAGAGAGTTTGAG ATATTGAAAGAGTATTTTGAG gaagtTCAGACGTGCACCGTGGACCTCGGAACAACAACAGACTGTTCCAGCCATCCAGACAATAAGAACAAGAACCGATACGTCAACATATTAGCCT ATGATCACAGCAGAGTGCGCCTCGCACCCCTACATGACAAAGATGGGAGAAGCGGAGGCGACTATATAAACGCCAACTACGTCGAT GGTTTTAACAAACCGAAAGCCTACATTGCATCACAAGGGCCCTTAAAGTCCAGCACAGTGGATTTCTGGCGGATGGTGTGGGAGCAGAATGTGGGAGTGATTGTTATGATCACAAACCTGGTGGAGAAAGGAAGG AGAAAGTGTGACCAGTACTGGCCTCTGGAGAACCAGGAAGAGTATGGATGTTTCTTGGTTACTGTTAAGAGCACAAAAGTCCTCGCTTATTACACCCAGAGAACCTTCGCCATTAGAAACACCAGTATAAAGAAG GGTTCTCAAAGAGGTCATAGTAACGAGAGGACGGTAATACATTATCATTACACACAATGGCCAGACATGGGAGTACCTGAGTACGTCTTGCCTGTGCTTTCATTCGTCTACAAGTCCTCTAGAGCCCAAACTGAGCACATGGGGCCGATGATTGTACACTGCAG tgCTGGAGTGGGCCGAACAGGGACCTACATAGTGTTGGATGGTATGTTGAAACAGATTAAAGCACAGGGGACAGTCAACATTATGGGTTTCCTCAAACACATTCGTACACAACGAAACTACCTAGTTCAAACAGAG GAGCAATACATCTTTACCCATGATGCTCTAGTAGAGGCCATTTTAAGTCAAGAGACAGAGGTGCCATCAAGCCATATTCATCAGTATGTTAACAACCTCCTGACACCAGGGGCCTCATGCAAGACACGTCTGGAAAAACAGTTTAAA CTGGTGTGCCAGTCCAATGCCAAACAGAGTGATTTCAGCAGTGCCCTGAGTGACTGCAACAGGATGAAGAACAGGAGCTGCTCTCTGAttcctg TGGAGAAATCCAGAGTGTGTTTGTCCACATCAGCAAGAGAGACGTCAGACTACATCAACGCCTCGTATGTCACG GGTTATCGGCAGAGCAAAGAGTTCATCATTACCCAGAATCCTTTGCCCAGCACAGTGAAGGACTTGTGGAGGATGGTGTGGGATCACAACGCCCAGGTTATTGTTTCACTGCTGGACGCGAGCAGCACg ACAGAAGACAGCGAGCCAATCATATTCTGGCCTGCGAGAGATCAGCCAGTCAGCTACGAGACATTTTCCGTTTCGTTAAAAGGGGAGGGCCATGTGTGTCTGTCCAATGAAGATATGTTGATAGTGCAGGAGTACATCCTCGAGGCCACGCAG gatgaCTTTGTTCTAGAAGTGAAGCATTACCGGGCTCCACGCTGGCCCAACCCAGACAGTCCCATCAGTAACGTCTTTGAGCTGATCAACATCATCCAAAAAGAGTCCGGCTCCAAAGATGGACCTATGGTCGTTCATGACGA agaTGGCGGTGTGACTGCTGGAACCTTCTGTGTGCTGTTCACTCTGCTGCAACAGCTTGAGGCCGAGAGCGCTCTGAACGTCTACATGATGGCCAAGATGACCAACCTCATGAGGCCTGGAGTCTTCACTGACATC GATCAGTATCAGTTCCTCTACAAAGCCATTCTGAGTTTGGTCAGCACCCAAGACGACGAGCGGGCGCTTCAGTCCTCGGATAACAACGGCACGGTCCCAGGAGGCATCTCGAGTGCGGCCGAGAGTCTGGAATCCTTGGTGTAA